One genomic region from Leptospira tipperaryensis encodes:
- a CDS encoding methionine ABC transporter permease, whose translation MNLMFQDLPFDEFIKAFVQTFWMLGISLSTAILFGIPLGLLIYLTDKGIFIRNSWIHSFLNTIANLVRSIPFVILLVALLPITQWITGTTIGPLSASVPLSVAAIPFLARLVEAALREIPEGVLEAAVSTGASLTLIIREILLPEALPGIVSGITLTTVSLLGFSAMAGIVGGGGIGDLAIRFGYYRYEDGIMFATVAILILLVQLIQWFGDAIRKKVDKRAG comes from the coding sequence ATGAATCTAATGTTCCAAGATTTACCTTTTGATGAATTTATAAAAGCATTTGTACAAACCTTTTGGATGTTGGGGATTTCACTTTCAACTGCGATTCTTTTTGGAATTCCCCTCGGACTTTTGATCTACTTGACTGACAAGGGAATTTTTATTCGCAATAGCTGGATCCATTCTTTTTTGAATACGATCGCGAATCTGGTCCGATCGATTCCGTTCGTGATTCTTCTTGTAGCTTTGTTGCCGATTACACAATGGATCACAGGGACTACTATCGGGCCTTTGTCGGCCTCCGTTCCTCTTTCTGTGGCGGCGATTCCCTTTTTGGCAAGACTCGTCGAGGCGGCGTTGAGGGAAATTCCGGAAGGTGTTTTGGAAGCCGCGGTTTCCACAGGAGCTAGTTTAACACTGATTATTCGAGAAATTCTTCTTCCGGAAGCGTTACCCGGAATCGTTTCCGGAATTACCCTAACCACCGTGAGCCTTCTCGGTTTTTCGGCGATGGCGGGGATTGTAGGCGGCGGGGGAATCGGAGATCTTGCGATTCGTTTTGGCTATTATCGATACGAGGACGGGATCATGTTCGCGACGGTGGCGATCTTAATTCTTCTCGTACAACTCATCCAATGGTTCGGAGACGCAATTCGAAAGAAAGTAGATAAAAGAGCCGGATAA
- a CDS encoding zinc-dependent alcohol dehydrogenase family protein produces MKVYEIQNQFGLESLKIAERPDPTPAHGEVLVRMKAASLNYRDYLMAIGKYNPRQKLPLIPLSDGAGEIVQIGPGVTKWKVGDKVCANFAQTWLDGAPDVDMLRNTLGGPLDGTLCELRIFGEQGLVPMPENLSFAEASTLPCAALTAYTAIITHGNIQPGATVVVQGTGGVSIFALQFAKMMGAKVIATSSSDDKLKKVKALGADEVINYNEKTNWDREVRKMTNMKGADLIIEVGGAGTLQKSISSTKPWGTIALIGVLAGGESNNLSLFPILMQGIRVQGIIVGSKRNFEDMNKAIDANKIKPVVDHVYSFEEAPKAFETLKAGKHFGKVCIEI; encoded by the coding sequence ATGAAAGTATATGAAATCCAAAATCAGTTCGGACTGGAAAGTCTAAAGATCGCGGAACGTCCGGATCCAACTCCGGCCCACGGGGAAGTTTTAGTTAGAATGAAAGCGGCTTCTCTGAACTACAGAGATTATCTGATGGCCATCGGAAAATACAATCCAAGACAAAAGCTCCCTCTAATCCCTCTCTCCGACGGCGCTGGAGAAATTGTACAGATCGGTCCGGGAGTTACGAAATGGAAAGTCGGAGATAAAGTCTGCGCCAACTTCGCTCAGACATGGTTAGACGGAGCGCCCGACGTCGATATGCTTAGAAATACTCTCGGAGGTCCCTTGGACGGAACTCTCTGCGAGTTAAGAATTTTTGGAGAACAGGGTTTGGTCCCCATGCCCGAAAATCTTTCTTTCGCGGAAGCATCCACTTTGCCTTGCGCCGCACTCACCGCATACACAGCCATCATAACGCATGGAAACATACAACCCGGAGCGACCGTCGTCGTTCAAGGCACGGGCGGAGTTTCCATCTTTGCATTACAATTTGCTAAAATGATGGGAGCCAAGGTGATCGCAACGTCTTCGAGCGACGATAAACTAAAAAAAGTAAAGGCCCTCGGCGCGGACGAAGTTATCAATTATAACGAAAAGACAAACTGGGATCGAGAAGTACGAAAGATGACGAACATGAAAGGAGCCGATCTTATCATCGAAGTCGGAGGGGCTGGCACCTTACAAAAATCGATCTCCAGCACAAAACCTTGGGGAACCATCGCGCTCATCGGCGTACTTGCAGGCGGCGAAAGCAACAACCTTTCCCTATTTCCGATTTTGATGCAGGGAATTCGGGTTCAGGGAATCATCGTTGGAAGTAAGAGAAATTTCGAAGATATGAACAAGGCGATCGACGCAAATAAAATCAAACCCGTAGTCGATCACGTCTATTCTTTTGAAGAAGCTCCAAAGGCTTTTGAAACTCTCAAAGCGGGAAAACATTTCGGGAAAGTTTGTATCGAGATCTGA
- a CDS encoding SufE family protein → MSSIEEVQREIVSEFSECTDWQERYQLLIEMGDELGAIPDSLKTQERLVPGCQSRVWIVSEETNGKVVFQADSDSAITRGMIALLIRVFSGKTREEIKNASLEFLKEIGLDKHLSMSRRNGLYSMVNILRNS, encoded by the coding sequence ATGAGTAGCATTGAAGAAGTTCAGAGAGAAATTGTTTCCGAATTTTCAGAATGTACGGATTGGCAGGAACGCTATCAACTTTTGATTGAAATGGGAGACGAACTCGGAGCCATTCCTGATTCGTTAAAAACTCAGGAACGTCTTGTTCCCGGTTGTCAGTCTCGAGTTTGGATCGTTTCGGAAGAAACAAACGGAAAGGTAGTCTTTCAAGCTGACAGCGATTCCGCGATTACACGCGGTATGATCGCGCTTCTCATTCGAGTTTTTTCAGGGAAAACGAGAGAAGAAATCAAAAATGCCTCCCTCGAATTTTTAAAAGAGATCGGTTTAGACAAACATCTTTCCATGTCTAGAAGAAACGGTCTTTATTCCATGGTGAATATTTTAAGAAATAGTTGA
- a CDS encoding helix-turn-helix domain-containing protein — protein sequence MNIKTYSPSGFLKSYIRDYMVIESGAEKENRVLPNSSAVLSFRIGGNVRIMEHSKENNAPILGIAGLRKNSRLIQYSKGASMLLVNFQEGGAVRFFKIPMNEIFGVNLSLDQLLSKSQAAEIEDKLFETKTNEERIKILERFLHSLFREANEDLLVLETVRRIRNTNGNLRVKELLRGMPISRDSYEKRFRQTIGTSPKQFANLIRMKSLIEHYSSFQTLTEVAQEAGYFDQAHFIKDFKTFTGLTPKDFFKTPAFW from the coding sequence ATGAATATCAAAACATACAGTCCGAGCGGTTTTTTGAAATCGTATATCAGAGATTATATGGTAATAGAAAGCGGAGCTGAGAAGGAGAATCGGGTCCTTCCCAATTCTTCGGCGGTTTTGTCTTTTCGAATCGGCGGGAATGTCCGTATCATGGAACATTCAAAGGAGAATAACGCGCCGATTTTAGGAATCGCAGGTCTTAGAAAAAACTCTCGTCTGATTCAATATTCGAAAGGGGCTTCGATGCTTCTTGTTAATTTTCAAGAAGGTGGGGCGGTTCGATTTTTCAAAATTCCGATGAACGAAATTTTCGGAGTCAATTTGTCTTTGGATCAACTCCTTTCTAAGTCCCAAGCCGCAGAGATAGAAGACAAACTTTTCGAAACAAAAACAAACGAGGAAAGAATCAAGATCTTAGAAAGATTTTTACATTCTCTTTTTCGCGAAGCCAACGAAGATCTTCTCGTTTTGGAAACTGTGCGGAGGATTCGAAACACAAACGGCAATCTGAGAGTAAAAGAACTTCTGAGAGGAATGCCGATCAGCAGGGATTCTTATGAAAAAAGATTTAGACAAACGATCGGAACTTCTCCGAAACAATTTGCAAACTTAATCAGAATGAAAAGTCTCATCGAACATTATTCTTCCTTTCAAACGTTGACCGAGGTGGCGCAAGAAGCCGGCTATTTTGACCAGGCCCATTTTATCAAAGATTTCAAAACCTTTACGGGCCTGACTCCGAAGGATTTTTTTAAAACTCCCGCCTTTTGGTAA
- a CDS encoding antibiotic biosynthesis monooxygenase family protein has protein sequence MQKILIDRFILPKSSQEEFFQRVKINRDFIKTLPGFIKDSAYSREEGDLLFFVTVAVWKDQEAIENAKKNVFSEYEKQGFDMPAMLKRLGISIERGIFEEADVNDSRLNWAK, from the coding sequence ATGCAGAAAATTTTAATCGACCGTTTTATCCTTCCCAAATCTTCTCAGGAAGAATTTTTTCAAAGAGTCAAAATCAATCGTGATTTTATCAAAACGCTCCCAGGGTTCATAAAGGATTCTGCATATTCCAGAGAGGAAGGGGATTTACTTTTTTTTGTTACGGTCGCCGTCTGGAAAGATCAGGAAGCGATCGAGAACGCAAAGAAGAATGTTTTTTCGGAGTATGAGAAACAAGGTTTTGATATGCCTGCGATGCTCAAACGTTTGGGCATTTCTATCGAAAGGGGAATTTTCGAGGAAGCGGATGTCAATGACTCACGTTTGAATTGGGCGAAATAA
- a CDS encoding MmcQ/YjbR family DNA-binding protein has protein sequence MIKIVASDPLFEPIRKFALSLPFANEDIKWEKDVVFTVHKKMFCVLMTEEPFTISFKCSPEEAEILSRKKGIIPAPYLARYDWVQCVSLKTLPQKELEKRIHSSYQLVWNKLPAKFRKTNLKNSTNTF, from the coding sequence ATGATCAAGATCGTTGCGTCCGATCCCCTTTTCGAACCGATCCGAAAGTTTGCGCTCTCCCTACCCTTCGCAAACGAAGACATCAAATGGGAAAAAGATGTGGTCTTCACGGTTCACAAAAAGATGTTCTGTGTTCTGATGACGGAAGAACCGTTTACAATCAGTTTCAAATGTAGCCCGGAAGAAGCGGAAATCCTTTCCCGGAAAAAAGGAATCATTCCCGCCCCGTATCTCGCGAGATACGACTGGGTTCAGTGTGTTTCTCTCAAAACCCTACCTCAGAAAGAATTAGAAAAAAGAATTCACAGTTCGTATCAATTGGTCTGGAACAAACTTCCCGCGAAGTTCCGAAAAACGAATTTAAAAAACTCGACCAATACATTTTAA
- a CDS encoding TPM domain-containing protein → MTFKNQTKEESRFLRIGNHLVESFFSAFSFSSDKSKSFLFKRFFNKEDLKKIEYTVSLSEKLHTGEIKVILEGNLPLFKILGGQSVKQRAEELFSERKIWDTEENTGILIYIQLVDRKIELLADRGIYKKIGQSTLDEICTRMENGFRSGEYLQSVLNAIEQFTKLLQKHFPARKQNPNELSDRPELI, encoded by the coding sequence ATGACTTTCAAAAATCAGACAAAAGAAGAATCCAGATTCCTCAGAATCGGAAATCATCTTGTAGAATCCTTTTTTTCCGCGTTCTCGTTTTCTTCGGATAAATCCAAATCTTTTCTTTTCAAAAGATTCTTCAACAAAGAAGACTTAAAGAAAATTGAATATACTGTTTCCCTATCGGAAAAACTCCATACCGGAGAAATCAAAGTTATCTTAGAAGGAAATCTTCCACTTTTTAAAATTTTAGGCGGGCAGAGCGTAAAACAAAGAGCCGAAGAACTTTTTTCGGAAAGAAAAATCTGGGACACGGAAGAAAACACGGGAATTCTCATCTATATTCAGTTAGTGGATAGAAAGATAGAATTATTGGCGGATCGGGGAATTTATAAAAAGATAGGACAATCTACGTTAGACGAAATCTGCACTCGAATGGAAAACGGTTTTCGATCCGGGGAATATCTGCAAAGCGTGTTGAACGCAATCGAACAATTTACAAAACTTCTCCAAAAACATTTTCCCGCGAGAAAACAAAATCCGAACGAACTTTCCGATCGCCCCGAACTGATTTAA